From Palaemon carinicauda isolate YSFRI2023 chromosome 29, ASM3689809v2, whole genome shotgun sequence, one genomic window encodes:
- the LOC137622654 gene encoding uncharacterized protein PF3D7_1120600-like, which translates to MSTGEDIVNMSTGEDIVNMLMGEDIVNMLTGEDIVNMLTGEDIVNMLMGEDIVNMSTGEDIVNILTGEDIVNMLMGEDIVNMLLGEDIVNTSTVEDIVNMLTGDDIESMLMGEDIVNMSKGEDIVKMLTRENIVNMLMVEDLVNMLMGDDIESMLMGEDIVNMSTGEDIVKMSTGENIVNMLMVEDLVNMLMVEDLVNMLMGDDIESMLMGEDIANMLTCEDIVNMSTVEDIINMLTGEDIVSTLMGEDIVNMSTVEVIIIHVNG; encoded by the coding sequence ATGTCAACGGGTGAGGACATTGTAAACATGTCAACGGGTGAGGACATTGTAAACATGTTAATGGGTGAGGACATTGTAAACATGTTAACAGGTGAGGACATTGTCAACATGCTAACGGGTGAGGACATTGTAAACATGTTAATGGGTGAGGACATTGTAAACATGTCAACAGGTGAGGACATTGTCAACATACTAACGGGTGAGGACATTGTAAACATGTTAATGGGTGAGGACATTGTAAACATGTTACTGGGTGAGGACATTGTAAACACATCAACGGTTGAGGACATTGTAAACATGTTAACGGGTGACGATATTGAAAGCATGTTAATGGGTGAGGACATTGTAAACATGTCAAAGGGTGAGGACATTGTAAAAATGTTAACGCGTGAGAATATTGTAAACATGTTAATGGTTGAGGACCTTGTAAACATGTTAATGGGTGACGATATTGAAAGCATGTTAATGGGTGAGGACATTGTAAACATGTCAACGGGTGAGGACATTGTAAAAATGTCAACGGGTGAGAATATTGTAAACATGTTAATGGTTGAGGACCTTGTAAACATGTTAATGGTTGAGGACCTTGTAAACATGTTAATGGGTGACGATATTGAAAGCATGTTAATGGGTGAGGACATTGCCAACATGCTAACGTGTGAGGATATTGTAAACATGTCAACGGTTGAGGACATTATAAACATGTTAACGGGTGAGGATATTGTAAGCACGTTAATGGGTGAGGACATTGTAAACATGTCAACGGTTGAGGTCATTATAATACATGTTAACGGTTGA